Proteins encoded together in one Streptomyces umbrinus window:
- a CDS encoding APC family permease, with amino-acid sequence MGNNKGRGLQANVLGTFDTVVMAIAGSAPAYSLAATTAVLVGAVGLASPAALLYCAIPMLGIALAFSYLSRIDTNAGASYSWVGRTLHPFLGFISGWALVISATIFMVAGSLPAGSMTLSLFDEGLADNTALSTLVGAAWFVAMLLVVLGGARLTVRAQLIMSGVELAILVLFAVGAVLHNDNARPFDWSWLGFSHFDGVSGFASGALIAAFYYWGWDVTSNLSEETKDSRRTTGLAGLIGVGIVFLLFEAFTIAVNVILSSQQIQENDANVLAVLGEEIWPGWGGKLLIVSVMLSTIATLETTLIQVTRSLFAMGRDHTMPSALGKVHRTWNTPYVAIIVVGTVALLMLVASNALGSVGDILENAIAAIGLQIAVYYGLAGLAVVVAYRKMLLKSPSNFLFGGLWPFLGALFMFWIFIESLSDLSNASIAIGIGGLAVGLVPMLWYWRQGSDYYRPASLDASDVVETEYIPDGYTAAEAERSRVHEGLPTDF; translated from the coding sequence ATGGGCAACAACAAGGGCAGAGGGCTCCAGGCCAATGTCCTCGGCACGTTCGACACGGTCGTGATGGCGATCGCCGGCAGTGCCCCGGCGTACTCGCTCGCCGCGACCACCGCGGTCCTCGTCGGCGCGGTGGGCCTGGCCAGCCCCGCCGCGCTGCTGTACTGCGCGATACCCATGCTCGGCATAGCCCTGGCCTTCAGCTATCTCAGTCGGATCGACACCAATGCGGGCGCCAGCTACTCCTGGGTCGGCCGCACGCTCCACCCCTTCCTCGGCTTCATCAGCGGCTGGGCGCTGGTCATCTCGGCCACCATCTTCATGGTCGCCGGTTCGCTGCCCGCCGGTTCGATGACGCTGTCCCTCTTCGACGAGGGGCTCGCGGACAACACGGCCCTGTCCACCCTGGTCGGCGCGGCCTGGTTCGTCGCCATGCTGCTCGTCGTGCTGGGCGGCGCCCGGCTCACCGTCCGCGCCCAGCTGATCATGTCCGGTGTCGAGCTCGCCATCCTGGTGCTCTTCGCCGTGGGCGCCGTGCTCCACAACGACAACGCCAGGCCCTTCGACTGGTCCTGGCTCGGCTTCAGCCACTTCGACGGGGTGAGCGGTTTCGCGTCCGGCGCCCTCATCGCCGCCTTCTACTACTGGGGCTGGGACGTCACCTCCAACCTCAGCGAGGAGACCAAGGACAGCCGCCGCACCACGGGCCTCGCGGGCCTGATCGGTGTGGGCATCGTCTTCCTCCTCTTCGAGGCCTTCACCATCGCGGTGAACGTCATCCTCTCCTCGCAGCAGATCCAGGAGAACGACGCCAACGTCCTCGCGGTGCTCGGTGAGGAGATCTGGCCGGGCTGGGGCGGCAAGCTGCTGATCGTCTCCGTGATGCTGTCCACCATCGCCACCCTGGAGACCACGCTCATCCAGGTCACGCGCTCGCTGTTCGCGATGGGCCGCGACCACACGATGCCCAGTGCCCTGGGCAAGGTGCACCGCACCTGGAACACCCCGTACGTCGCCATCATCGTGGTCGGCACGGTGGCGCTGCTGATGCTCGTGGCGTCCAACGCCCTCGGCAGCGTCGGCGACATCCTGGAGAACGCCATCGCCGCGATCGGCCTCCAGATCGCCGTGTACTACGGACTCGCGGGTCTGGCGGTCGTCGTCGCCTACCGCAAGATGCTGCTGAAGTCCCCGTCCAACTTCCTCTTCGGCGGGCTGTGGCCGTTCCTCGGCGCCCTGTTCATGTTCTGGATCTTCATCGAGTCACTGAGCGATCTGAGCAACGCCTCGATCGCCATCGGCATCGGCGGCCTGGCCGTCGGACTCGTCCCCATGCTCTGGTACTGGCGCCAGGGCAGCGACTACTACCGGCCGGCGAGCCTGGACGCCAGCGATGTCGTGGAGACGGAGTACATTCCCGACGGCTACACCGCCGCGGAGGCGGAACGTTCCCGCGTCCACGAGGGTCTCCCCACCGACTTCTGA
- the zwf gene encoding glucose-6-phosphate dehydrogenase, protein MSDKLPEGAPAKASGAAPAATDAGKPEAPDATAADLGPESLAQALDLASDWDNPLRHPGDRRLPKIAGPSGLVIFGVTGDLARKKLMPAVYDLANRGLLPPGFSLVGFARRDWEDEDFAQIVHDSVREHARTEFREEVWQQLAEGMRFIPGDFGDDQAFKQLREAVEELDASRGTSGNYAFYLSVPPKFFPKVVKQLKKHGLADAPAGSWRRAVIEKPFGHNLKSARELNKVLHDVFDPEQVFRIDHYLGKETVQNILALRFANQMYEPVWNRSYVDHVQITMAEDIGIGGRAGYYDGIGSARDVIQNHLLQLMALTAMEEPIAFDADSLLTEKLKVLKSVRLPEDLGEHTVRGQYAEGWQGGAKVPGYLEEEGIDPASKTDTYAAVKLEVDNRRWAGVPFYLRTGKRLGRRVTEIAVVFQRAPHSPFDSTATEELGANAIVFRVQPDEGMTVRFGSKVPGTSMEIRDVSMDFAYGESFTESSPEAYERLILDVLLGDANLFPRHQEVEESWKILDPIEEYWDKHGRPAQYASGSWGPGEADEMLARDGRSWRRP, encoded by the coding sequence ATGAGCGACAAGCTTCCCGAGGGAGCCCCGGCGAAGGCATCCGGGGCGGCACCGGCCGCGACCGACGCCGGGAAACCGGAGGCGCCGGACGCCACCGCCGCCGACCTCGGGCCCGAGTCCCTCGCCCAGGCGCTGGACCTCGCGTCCGACTGGGACAACCCCCTGCGCCACCCCGGCGACCGCCGTCTCCCGAAGATCGCCGGCCCGTCCGGTCTGGTCATCTTCGGTGTCACGGGCGACCTGGCCCGCAAGAAGCTGATGCCGGCCGTCTACGACCTGGCCAACCGCGGGCTGCTCCCGCCGGGCTTCTCCCTCGTCGGCTTCGCCCGGCGCGACTGGGAGGACGAGGACTTCGCCCAGATCGTCCACGACTCGGTGCGCGAACACGCCCGTACGGAGTTCCGCGAGGAGGTCTGGCAGCAGCTCGCCGAGGGCATGCGGTTCATCCCGGGCGACTTCGGCGACGATCAGGCCTTCAAGCAACTGCGCGAAGCCGTCGAGGAGTTGGACGCCTCCCGGGGCACCAGCGGCAACTACGCCTTCTACCTCTCCGTACCGCCGAAGTTCTTCCCGAAGGTCGTCAAGCAGCTCAAGAAGCACGGGCTGGCCGACGCCCCGGCGGGTTCCTGGCGGCGCGCGGTGATCGAGAAGCCGTTCGGCCACAACCTCAAGAGCGCCCGTGAGCTGAACAAGGTCCTGCACGACGTGTTCGACCCGGAGCAGGTCTTCCGGATCGACCACTACCTCGGCAAGGAGACCGTCCAGAACATCCTGGCGCTCCGCTTCGCCAACCAGATGTACGAGCCCGTCTGGAACCGGTCGTACGTGGACCACGTACAGATCACGATGGCCGAGGACATCGGCATCGGCGGCCGTGCGGGCTACTACGACGGCATCGGCTCGGCCCGTGACGTCATCCAGAACCACCTGCTCCAGCTGATGGCGCTGACCGCGATGGAGGAACCCATCGCCTTCGACGCCGACTCGCTGCTCACCGAGAAGCTCAAGGTCCTCAAGTCGGTGCGGCTGCCGGAGGACCTGGGCGAGCACACCGTTCGCGGACAGTACGCGGAGGGCTGGCAGGGCGGCGCGAAGGTGCCCGGCTACCTCGAAGAAGAGGGCATCGACCCCGCGTCGAAGACCGACACGTACGCGGCCGTCAAGCTGGAGGTCGACAACCGCCGCTGGGCGGGCGTCCCCTTCTACCTGCGGACCGGCAAGCGGCTCGGCCGGCGGGTCACGGAGATCGCGGTCGTCTTCCAGCGCGCCCCGCACTCCCCGTTCGACTCGACGGCCACGGAGGAACTCGGCGCCAACGCCATCGTCTTCCGCGTCCAGCCCGACGAGGGCATGACGGTGCGCTTCGGATCGAAGGTGCCGGGTACGTCGATGGAGATCCGGGACGTGTCCATGGACTTCGCCTACGGCGAGTCGTTCACGGAGTCCAGCCCGGAGGCGTACGAACGGCTGATCCTGGATGTCCTGCTCGGCGACGCCAATCTCTTCCCCCGACACCAGGAGGTGGAAGAGTCCTGGAAGATCCTCGATCCGATCGAGGAGTACTGGGACAAGCACGGCAGGCCCGCGCAGTACGCCTCGGGCAGCTGGGGTCCCGGGGAAGCCGACGAGATGCTCGCACGAGACGGACGGAGCTGGCGCAGGCCATGA
- the opcA gene encoding glucose-6-phosphate dehydrogenase assembly protein OpcA encodes MKIDLTDTTASKINKALVEGRRAIGTPAVGMVLTMVIVTDEENAYDSIKAAEEASHEHPSRTLVVIKRHVRTPRDRTNSHLDADVRVGADAGTGETVVLRLYGEVSEHADSVVLPLLLPDAPVVVWWPVDAPEVPAKDPLGALAQRRITDMYAVEAPLAALEARAASYAPGDTDLAWTRLTPWRSMLAAALDQARTKVTSAAVESEAENPSAELLARWLEARLQVQVERVVTAGPVVTAVRLGTKNGEIVIDRPEGPLATLSLPGQPSRTLALKVRSTSELIAEELRRLDADEMYAVALRGDDTGGEESRA; translated from the coding sequence ATGAAGATCGACCTGACCGACACCACGGCAAGCAAGATCAACAAGGCCCTAGTGGAGGGCCGCCGCGCCATCGGCACGCCTGCCGTGGGCATGGTCCTGACGATGGTCATCGTCACGGACGAGGAGAACGCCTACGACTCGATCAAGGCGGCCGAGGAGGCCTCGCACGAGCACCCCTCGCGCACCCTGGTCGTCATCAAGCGGCACGTCCGCACCCCGCGCGACCGCACGAACTCGCACCTCGACGCCGACGTCCGGGTGGGCGCCGACGCGGGCACCGGCGAGACGGTCGTGCTGCGGCTGTACGGCGAGGTGTCCGAGCACGCCGACTCGGTGGTCCTGCCGCTGCTGCTGCCGGACGCACCGGTCGTCGTGTGGTGGCCGGTGGACGCGCCCGAGGTCCCGGCCAAGGACCCGCTGGGCGCCCTCGCACAGCGCCGGATCACCGACATGTACGCGGTCGAGGCGCCACTCGCGGCCCTGGAGGCCCGTGCCGCCTCGTACGCGCCGGGCGACACCGACCTGGCCTGGACCCGGCTGACTCCGTGGCGTTCCATGCTCGCGGCCGCCCTGGACCAGGCCCGCACGAAGGTCACCTCGGCCGCGGTGGAGAGCGAGGCCGAGAACCCGAGCGCCGAACTGCTGGCCCGCTGGCTGGAGGCCCGCCTCCAGGTCCAGGTCGAGCGTGTCGTGACCGCGGGGCCGGTCGTCACCGCCGTCCGGCTCGGCACCAAGAACGGCGAGATCGTCATCGACCGTCCCGAGGGTCCCCTCGCGACGCTGTCGCTGCCGGGCCAGCCCTCGCGCACCCTCGCGCTGAAGGTCCGCAGCACCTCCGAGCTGATCGCCGAGGAGCTGCGGCGCCTGGACGCGGACGAGATGTACGCCGTCGCCCTGCGCGGTGACGACACCGGAGGGGAGGAGAGCCGTGCCTGA
- a CDS encoding bifunctional sugar phosphate isomerase/epimerase/4-hydroxyphenylpyruvate dioxygenase family protein: MRTSIATVSLSGALTEKLTAAARAGFDGVEIFENDLLASPLTPEEVRARCADLGLSIDLYQPMRDIEAVPSEEFARNLRRAEHKLRLMERLGADTVLVCSSVSPLAEDDDALAAFQLRRLAELAEGFGIRVAYEALAWGRHVSTYDHAWRIVEAADHPALGTCLDSFHILARGSDPKGIEDIPGEKIFFLQLADAPLMAMDVLQWSRHYRCFPGQGGFDVAGLVGHVMRAGYEGPLSLEVFNDVFRQAEAGPTAVDALRSLLVLQESVGLTEPPAPVVPTGVAFAELVTPDVEPLSEILEALGFARTARHRSKPVDLWQQGEARLLLNTGPAARRDGTQLAAVGLESPDPAGAARRAEALLAPVLPRRRAPEDAPLDAVAAPDGTELFFCATDRPGLPSWTGDFEPVAHRSPVAGGVHRIDHLALTQPWHQFDEATLFHHSVLGLGAHESVDVADPYGLLRSRAVTNTDGSVRIALGVGAAPSADEGGRAQHIALATDDIVTAARRFRDAGGCLLSIPANYYDDLAARYEPADGELEAYRELGILYDRDADGAFRHCYTETIGRLFFELVQRDAGYRGYGAQNAPVRLAAQHVRRPVR, from the coding sequence ATGCGTACGTCCATTGCCACCGTCTCTCTCAGTGGGGCCCTTACCGAGAAGCTCACGGCCGCGGCGCGGGCGGGCTTCGACGGGGTCGAGATCTTCGAGAACGACCTGCTCGCCAGTCCCCTCACACCCGAGGAAGTGCGGGCCCGCTGTGCCGATCTCGGGCTGAGCATCGATCTCTACCAGCCGATGCGTGACATCGAGGCCGTGCCCTCGGAGGAGTTCGCGCGGAATCTGCGGCGGGCCGAGCACAAGCTCCGGCTGATGGAGCGGCTCGGGGCCGACACCGTGCTCGTGTGCTCCAGCGTGTCGCCGCTCGCCGAGGACGACGACGCGCTGGCCGCGTTCCAGTTGCGGCGGCTCGCCGAACTGGCCGAGGGGTTCGGCATCCGCGTCGCGTACGAGGCGTTGGCGTGGGGCCGGCACGTCAGTACGTACGACCATGCCTGGCGCATCGTCGAGGCGGCCGACCATCCCGCGCTCGGGACGTGCCTGGACAGTTTTCACATCCTGGCCCGCGGGTCCGACCCCAAGGGGATCGAGGACATCCCCGGGGAGAAGATCTTCTTCCTGCAGCTGGCCGACGCGCCGCTGATGGCGATGGACGTGCTGCAGTGGAGCCGGCACTACCGCTGTTTCCCCGGGCAGGGCGGCTTCGACGTCGCCGGGCTCGTCGGGCATGTGATGCGTGCCGGATACGAAGGGCCGCTCTCGCTGGAGGTGTTCAACGACGTGTTCCGGCAGGCGGAGGCCGGGCCGACCGCCGTCGACGCGTTGCGTTCGCTGCTCGTGCTCCAGGAGAGCGTCGGCCTCACCGAGCCGCCCGCTCCTGTCGTACCGACCGGTGTCGCCTTCGCGGAACTGGTCACCCCCGACGTCGAACCGCTGTCGGAGATCCTCGAAGCGCTCGGCTTCGCCCGCACGGCCCGGCACCGCAGCAAGCCGGTCGACCTGTGGCAGCAGGGCGAGGCCCGGCTGCTGCTCAACACGGGTCCGGCCGCACGACGGGACGGTACCCAGCTGGCCGCCGTCGGCCTGGAGTCCCCGGATCCGGCGGGCGCGGCCCGGCGGGCCGAGGCACTGCTCGCTCCTGTACTGCCGCGCCGGCGCGCTCCCGAGGACGCCCCGCTGGACGCGGTCGCCGCACCCGACGGCACGGAACTCTTCTTCTGCGCCACGGACCGACCCGGACTGCCCAGCTGGACCGGCGACTTCGAGCCCGTCGCGCACAGGTCGCCCGTCGCCGGGGGCGTACACCGCATAGACCATCTGGCCCTCACCCAACCCTGGCACCAGTTCGACGAGGCGACCCTCTTCCATCACAGCGTCCTCGGGCTCGGCGCGCACGAGAGCGTGGACGTCGCCGACCCGTACGGACTGCTGCGCAGCCGTGCCGTCACCAACACCGACGGCAGTGTGCGGATCGCCCTCGGTGTCGGTGCGGCCCCGAGCGCGGACGAGGGCGGCCGCGCCCAGCACATCGCCCTCGCGACCGACGACATCGTCACCGCGGCCCGCCGGTTCCGGGACGCGGGCGGCTGCCTGCTGTCGATCCCCGCGAACTACTACGACGACCTCGCGGCCAGGTACGAGCCGGCCGACGGCGAGCTGGAGGCGTACCGCGAACTCGGCATCCTCTACGACCGGGACGCGGACGGCGCCTTCCGCCACTGCTACACGGAGACGATCGGCCGTCTCTTCTTCGAACTGGTCCAGCGCGACGCGGGCTACCGCGGCTACGGCGCGCAGAACGCCCCCGTACGGCTGGCCGCCCAGCACGTACGACGGCCGGTGCGCTGA
- the gnd gene encoding phosphogluconate dehydrogenase (NAD(+)-dependent, decarboxylating), translated as MQLGLIGLGKMGGNMRERIRRAGHTVIGYDRNPDLADVNSLTELVGKLEGPRVVWVMVPAGAATQGVIDELGDLLEPGDTVVDGGNSRWTDDEKHAEELAAKGIGFVDAGVSGGVWGLQNGYALMVGGDAEHIAKVQPIFDALKPEGEAGFVHAGKVGAGHFSKMVHNGIEYAMMQAYAEGWELLEAVHSVTDVREVFRSWQEGTVIRSWLLDLAVNALDEDEHLQQLRGYAEDSGEGRWTVEAAIDNSVPLPAITASLFARFSSRQDDSPQMKMVAALRNQFGGHAVESAK; from the coding sequence ATGCAGCTCGGGCTCATCGGCCTCGGCAAGATGGGCGGCAACATGCGCGAGCGGATCCGCCGCGCGGGCCACACCGTGATCGGCTACGACCGCAACCCGGACCTCGCCGACGTCAACAGCCTGACCGAACTGGTGGGCAAGCTCGAAGGCCCGCGTGTGGTGTGGGTGATGGTCCCGGCCGGCGCCGCCACCCAGGGCGTCATCGACGAGCTCGGTGACCTGCTGGAGCCGGGCGACACCGTCGTCGACGGCGGCAACTCCCGCTGGACGGACGACGAGAAGCACGCCGAGGAGCTGGCGGCCAAGGGCATCGGCTTCGTGGACGCCGGTGTCTCGGGCGGCGTCTGGGGCCTGCAGAACGGCTACGCCCTGATGGTCGGCGGCGACGCCGAGCACATCGCCAAGGTCCAGCCGATCTTCGACGCGCTCAAGCCGGAGGGCGAGGCCGGTTTCGTCCACGCGGGCAAGGTGGGCGCCGGCCACTTCTCGAAGATGGTCCACAACGGCATCGAGTACGCCATGATGCAGGCCTATGCCGAGGGCTGGGAGCTCCTCGAAGCGGTCCACTCCGTCACGGATGTGCGCGAGGTGTTCCGCTCCTGGCAGGAGGGCACGGTCATCCGTTCCTGGCTGCTCGACCTGGCGGTCAACGCGCTGGACGAGGACGAGCACCTGCAGCAGCTCCGCGGTTACGCGGAGGACTCCGGCGAGGGCCGGTGGACCGTCGAGGCGGCCATCGACAACTCCGTGCCGCTGCCCGCCATCACGGCCTCCCTCTTCGCGCGGTTCTCGTCCCGGCAGGACGATTCGCCGCAGATGAAGATGGTCGCGGCGCTGCGCAACCAGTTCGGCGGCCACGCCGTCGAGTCCGCGAAGTAG
- the pgi gene encoding glucose-6-phosphate isomerase — MPDTPRLTRRPEWTALEDHRAGPLLHPQLRELFATDPERAERYTVRVGDLRIDYSKHLITDETLALLQELATATDVFGLRDAMFRGERINVTEGRAVLHTALRAPLDAVVEVSGENVVPKVHAVLDKMADFAEQVRSGKWTGHTGRRIRNVVNIGIGGSDLGPAMAYEALRAFTDRDLTVRFVSNVDGADLHEAVRGLDPAETLFVVASKTFTTIETITNATSARSWLLAGLGGESEAVARHFVALSTNVEKVADFGIDTANMFEFWDWVGGRYSFDSAIGLSLMIAIGPDRFREMLDGFRIVDEHFRTAHAEANAPLLLGLLGVWYGDFFGAQSHAVLPYSHYLSKFTAYLQQLDMESNGKSVDREGNPVEWQTGPVVWGTPGTNGQHAYYQLLHQGTKTIPADLIGFVNPVDDLGAELAAQHDLLMANLFAQGQALAFGKTADEVRAEGVPEEQVPHRTFRGNHPTTTILAAELTPSVLGQLIALYEHKVFVQGAIWNIDSFDQWGVELGKVLARRVEPALTEGADVPGLDPSTAALVATYRTLRKK; from the coding sequence GTGCCTGACACACCCAGGCTCACCCGCCGCCCCGAGTGGACGGCACTGGAGGACCACCGCGCCGGCCCGCTCCTCCATCCGCAGCTGCGCGAGCTGTTCGCCACGGACCCGGAGCGCGCCGAACGCTACACCGTGCGGGTCGGTGACCTGCGCATCGACTACTCCAAGCACCTGATCACCGACGAGACGCTCGCGCTGCTCCAGGAACTCGCCACCGCCACCGACGTGTTCGGGCTGCGGGACGCGATGTTCCGCGGCGAGCGGATCAACGTCACCGAGGGGCGGGCTGTGCTGCACACCGCGCTGCGCGCCCCGCTCGACGCGGTCGTCGAGGTCTCCGGCGAGAACGTCGTGCCGAAGGTGCACGCCGTGCTCGACAAGATGGCCGACTTCGCCGAGCAGGTCCGCTCCGGCAAGTGGACCGGCCACACCGGCAGGCGCATCCGCAACGTCGTCAACATCGGCATCGGCGGCTCTGACCTCGGTCCGGCGATGGCGTACGAGGCGCTGCGCGCCTTCACCGACCGCGATCTGACGGTCCGCTTCGTGTCGAACGTGGACGGGGCCGACCTGCACGAGGCGGTGCGGGGCCTGGATCCCGCTGAGACGCTGTTCGTCGTCGCCTCGAAGACCTTCACCACCATCGAGACGATCACCAACGCGACCTCGGCACGGTCCTGGCTCCTTGCCGGTCTCGGCGGTGAGTCCGAGGCCGTGGCCAGGCACTTCGTGGCGCTGTCCACGAACGTCGAGAAGGTCGCGGACTTCGGTATCGACACGGCCAACATGTTCGAGTTCTGGGACTGGGTCGGCGGCCGCTACTCGTTCGACTCGGCGATCGGTCTGTCGCTGATGATCGCGATCGGCCCGGACCGCTTCCGGGAGATGCTCGACGGGTTCAGGATCGTCGACGAACACTTCCGTACGGCTCATGCCGAGGCCAACGCGCCTTTGCTGCTGGGCCTGTTGGGCGTCTGGTACGGCGACTTCTTCGGCGCCCAGTCGCATGCGGTGCTGCCGTACTCGCACTACCTGTCCAAGTTCACCGCGTACCTCCAGCAGCTCGACATGGAGTCCAACGGCAAGTCGGTGGACCGCGAGGGAAACCCGGTCGAGTGGCAGACCGGGCCCGTCGTGTGGGGCACGCCCGGCACCAACGGCCAGCACGCGTACTACCAGTTGCTCCACCAGGGCACGAAGACGATCCCGGCCGACCTCATCGGCTTCGTCAACCCGGTCGACGACCTGGGCGCCGAACTCGCCGCCCAGCACGACCTGTTGATGGCGAACCTCTTCGCCCAGGGCCAGGCGCTCGCGTTCGGCAAGACCGCCGACGAGGTACGCGCCGAGGGGGTGCCCGAGGAGCAGGTCCCGCACCGCACGTTCCGCGGCAACCACCCCACGACCACGATCCTGGCCGCCGAGCTGACCCCGTCCGTCCTCGGTCAACTGATCGCCCTCTACGAGCACAAGGTGTTCGTCCAGGGTGCGATCTGGAACATCGACTCCTTCGACCAGTGGGGCGTCGAGCTCGGCAAGGTCCTCGCCAGGCGCGTCGAACCCGCCCTCACCGAGGGCGCCGACGTCCCCGGTCTCGATCCCTCCACCGCCGCCCTCGTGGCCACGTACCGCACCCTGCGAAAGAAGTGA
- the tal gene encoding transaldolase gives MITVTEATATAETLKNLSAEGVSIWLDDLSRKRITSGNLAELIENRHVVGVTTNPSIFQAAIGSGEGYEEQLADLATRGVTVDEAVRMMTTADVRAAADILRPVYDATGGRDGRVSIEVDPRLAHDTTATVAEAKQLAWLVDRPNVMIKIPATKAGLPAITEVIGRGISVNVTLIFSLERYREVMDAYLAGLEKARAAGLDLSAIHSVASFFVSRVDSEIDKRLAKTGTDEALALKGRAALANARLAYEAYEDVFSSDRWTALGGSTNKQRPLWASTGVKDPAYKDTLYVDELVAPGTVNTMPEATLDATADHGEIRGDTVTGGYAQARADLEAVEKQGISYDEVVRQLEDEGVAKFEAAWGELLDAVAVSLSRKGVDGE, from the coding sequence ATGATCACTGTGACCGAAGCAACCGCAACCGCGGAAACCCTCAAGAACCTCTCCGCCGAAGGCGTCTCCATCTGGCTGGACGACCTCTCGCGCAAGCGGATCACGTCCGGCAACCTCGCCGAGCTCATCGAGAACAGGCACGTGGTGGGCGTCACCACCAACCCGTCCATCTTCCAGGCCGCCATCGGCTCCGGTGAGGGGTACGAGGAGCAGCTCGCCGACCTCGCCACGCGCGGCGTGACGGTCGACGAGGCCGTACGGATGATGACCACCGCCGACGTCCGTGCCGCCGCCGACATCCTGCGTCCGGTGTACGACGCGACCGGCGGCCGGGACGGCCGGGTCTCCATCGAGGTCGACCCACGCCTCGCCCACGACACGACGGCGACGGTCGCCGAGGCCAAGCAGCTCGCCTGGCTGGTCGACCGCCCGAACGTGATGATCAAGATCCCGGCGACGAAGGCCGGCCTCCCCGCGATCACCGAGGTCATCGGCCGCGGGATCAGCGTCAACGTCACGCTGATCTTCTCGCTGGAGCGCTACCGCGAGGTGATGGACGCCTACCTGGCCGGTCTGGAGAAGGCACGGGCCGCGGGCCTCGACCTCTCCGCCATTCACTCCGTGGCCTCCTTCTTCGTCTCCCGCGTCGACAGCGAGATCGACAAGCGGCTGGCGAAGACCGGCACGGACGAGGCCCTCGCGCTCAAGGGCAGGGCGGCACTCGCCAACGCGCGGCTCGCGTACGAGGCGTACGAGGATGTCTTCTCCTCGGACCGCTGGACCGCCCTCGGCGGAAGCACCAACAAGCAGCGTCCGCTGTGGGCCTCGACCGGCGTCAAGGACCCGGCCTACAAGGACACGCTGTACGTCGACGAGCTGGTCGCGCCCGGCACGGTCAACACCATGCCGGAGGCCACGCTCGACGCCACCGCCGACCACGGCGAGATCCGCGGCGACACGGTGACCGGCGGCTACGCCCAGGCCCGCGCCGACCTGGAGGCCGTCGAGAAGCAGGGCATCTCGTACGACGAGGTCGTACGACAGCTGGAGGACGAGGGCGTCGCCAAGTTCGAGGCCGCCTGGGGCGAGCTGCTCGACGCGGTCGCCGTCTCACTGAGCCGCAAGGGAGTTGACGGAGAATGA
- a CDS encoding histidine phosphatase family protein: protein MGDLLLVRHGETEWSRSGRHTSWTDLPLTPRGEEQAKSLLPLFAGRNFALVLTSPLGRAIRTAELAGLTGAVSDADMHEWDYGAYEGIATVDIHRTRPDWYLWNDGVPAGPDGHPGESPAEVGERADRVLARAEKALGDGDVVLVAHAHFLRVLTARRLGLSAADGRLFQLGTGTLSRLSTEHDRPVISEWNTLPPG, encoded by the coding sequence ATGGGCGACCTCCTTCTCGTCCGGCACGGCGAGACCGAGTGGAGCAGGTCGGGCCGGCACACCAGCTGGACCGATCTGCCCCTCACCCCGCGTGGTGAGGAACAGGCCAAGTCCCTCCTCCCGCTGTTCGCCGGGCGGAACTTCGCGCTCGTACTCACCAGTCCGCTGGGGCGGGCGATACGGACCGCGGAGCTGGCGGGGCTGACCGGGGCGGTGTCCGATGCGGACATGCACGAGTGGGACTACGGGGCGTACGAAGGTATTGCCACCGTCGACATCCACCGCACTCGTCCGGACTGGTACTTGTGGAACGACGGGGTGCCGGCCGGGCCGGACGGGCATCCGGGCGAGTCCCCCGCCGAGGTGGGTGAGCGGGCCGATCGTGTCCTGGCGCGGGCGGAGAAGGCGCTCGGGGATGGTGACGTGGTGCTTGTCGCGCACGCCCACTTCTTGCGTGTGCTGACCGCTCGACGCCTCGGTCTTTCCGCTGCGGACGGCCGGCTGTTCCAGCTCGGCACCGGCACGCTGAGTCGGCTCTCGACGGAGCACGACCGTCCGGTCATCAGCGAGTGGAACACCCTGCCGCCGGGGTAG